AAATGTCATTTTTGGGTACGTCAGCTCCGTCGGGTGCATGATATTTCGGAATTGTTGAGGGCAGTTGTTCAGTCGTGAACTGGACAGAAGGCGAATATGGAACTGTACTTGTTATTTTTAACGGgttttatttttgtcaatGCCAATGGTacgtgatttatttattaaattgaagAGTTGTGATACttgggaattgaaaaaatgtcttgcAACTATTTTTGTAACCattcgttaatttttaataatttacgaCCGGGGGATCGTTGTGTTCCTGACCTAATGGTCgtcttgaataaaataatacgaTGAATCAATACAAAAATCATTAGAGGGACTATTTTTGAGTtgattaattatgattaattGTGTTGTATTGGGGGTGattgtattaattatattgggaaataatttatataattatgtattcattattttaagaGGTAATTgggtaattattttcttctacAGAAAGAAATTTAAATAGATCGGATTTAAAATGCGTCGGTCATCCTCACTATAATGTTTCACTGACTGCATATTTTCCTGATTACGAGAGTGATAATGAATACGATTATCTGGacatgagaggaaaaaaactgagaaatctaCAGGTATGTTTTCCACTTTGATAAATGTAGGGCGAGGTTTCCTCGATGATCGTTTCGAGAGTGATTGTTTATACTATTTCAGTAGCAAAATACTAAAACAAGATATTGCGCTCCTGGGGTGTAAAGTATTTTCTGACTCGTGTGAGTTGATAACTAAATGAGTTGGAAAATATTATCGTCCTGTGGGGCACACGATATTTTAGTCCCTTTGGGACCGAGAAGTGCGATTTAACCGAGTGGAggaaggaaaattaaattaatttacctctgagttgttttttaaataatatctcGACGATTTGGAGATATTCATGAAAGACTGGGGGAAAGTAAAAAGTGACTTGTCACGGTTTACCACTGCAGTGCTGATTTTGTCTGGGTTATGTTTTCGATTAAAATTAgggtaatttattatttaacatctGGATACTTTTATGATAACTAGGATTTCATGGACGGACGGTGTGAATACGTGACAGCAGCTATGGATATGGTGCCTGAAATTTCATATGGCACTCGTCTGTGCATTCCAGAATTGAATGAACATTTCGGCCGACAAATTCCAATCGAGGTAGAAATTTATTTGGCTATAATTCtatataattatataaatgaaaaattccatacTTTTTCAGAGTTCCATCAAAGGTTCCATTTTAGGGAAACTTCAtgaaaattcgttgaaaattacaattttcccaaaatttttgctaaaaaaaaattaacagactaaacaaataaatttttattcattttcatagAACTTGCAATAAAAGCCTGGAAGTAATCCATTGAATTCCtcataaaattcaaatgagaatgaaaattaaatcagCAATtcctattttccatttttcacaaCTCAAATAAAATGGCAACAACGTAATATCCACTTCCAACTTCCTCAACAGGTACGGGACTACGGAATAGATTTGAAGGACCAACGTTTCTCCCAAGTCGACATCTGCGTCAGGAGCGAGAGTGACAGTTACGATATCGCAGTGAATCGACCGGTTacagtttatttataaattcccCGCTCCGACcgtcataattaattattcctgtGTCACATAATTATCGAAAGAATAAACGAATGCCATCAGTTCTACGCAATTAGATCGCATGCATTAACACGACTTGGATAATTTTCCGTGTGAACAGGAAAGAGCTGTCGATTTATCCTATAAACCATAACTGTATTCCGAAGTTCCCCGACATTGTCGTATCTTCATCTTTACTTTAGTTTCTGACCAGGAAAGTCTGTAATGGGAGCAATTACCACTTTGTTTATCGTTGCGTTGGCTCGAAATGTCATAAAAAGCCttgtttacatttttatttttctaaatatctTTATCACGTGTGCTACGAGTGCTTGTTACACCGAAGCcgatcaataaaatatttagaatgagagaaacaaatggaatttcatgttctgtgagaaagaaaaaatattttattctgttCACTAGTGTTTTCCACAACTGAAATAATTTACTTTCTAAAACTTCTTTTATTTGAATGAAagtattacaatttttcaaaagtgaCCCACGTTACAACTGAGTACTATATTCTAGAGAAGTATCTTCTAGAGTGGTCAGGATAGGAGTGATGATGCTCCGGGTGTTACAGGGGTACATATTATTCGTCGAAAATACTTATCTTCTAAGGGATGTTCTGTCCTGTACTccatttaatgaaattcatttataaaattgtAGATAGGAGACTTCGGATTAGAATATTTATTCGAGAAATCGTAGATAGAGGCTAAGAGCCATTGAATATTCgctttttgaaaatatgtaaGAACTAAGGTACTTAGGTTGCTAGATAATAAACGCTAT
This genomic interval from Diachasmimorpha longicaudata isolate KC_UGA_2023 chromosome 4, iyDiaLong2, whole genome shotgun sequence contains the following:
- the LOC135161195 gene encoding uncharacterized protein LOC135161195; its protein translation is MELYLLFLTGFIFVNANERNLNRSDLKCVGHPHYNVSLTAYFPDYESDNEYDYLDMRGKKLRNLQDFMDGRCEYVTAAMDMVPEISYGTRLCIPELNEHFGRQIPIEVRDYGIDLKDQRFSQVDICVRSESDSYDIAVNRPVTVYL